The following proteins are co-located in the Colletotrichum lupini chromosome 4, complete sequence genome:
- a CDS encoding centromere/microtubule-binding protein cbf5 yields MRWGIAQSSPLNSFPSSPPKGEDTGQEQSLGDQHQHISACSLANLLAALPSATSPHSLLCWTLENMSEFLDAYWQAPPVARTFATAAFVTSLSVLLGVANGYWFIFMPQFLFQIPPQIWRLGTNFLLTGPQLGLLFDTYFLYHYLTALEVGNPRFARREDVIWYLMFVCTVITRFLEMRKITLTARPVLFRFRDVACGVGMRPTYQHLNSGFLFLLFTVYTIVMTIIIIIQLRPKGACANIAQALCTYLMGGGAFLPALILAMCRTVTQDQRGMKANFYFVTIPAQLTPFCMMLVSLLFPGGYYTAMLQLMGFLAAHLYDFLSRVWPEFSGGSNLIPTPGFLSRLVQTPRFNQRGYGTAVRGGGGSAQTSGSSTGVSQGGGVLPESWRTRGPGRRLG; encoded by the exons ATGAGGTGGGGCATTGCCCAATCATCACCCCTCAACT CTTTCCCCAGCTCGCCCCCAAAAGGAGAGGACACGGGTCAGGAACAGAGCTTAGGTGACCAACACCAACACATCAGCGCT TGCAGCCTGGCCAATTTGCTAGCTGCCTTGCCATCTGCAACATCACCACATTCTCTC CTTTGCTGGACATTGGAAAATATGTCCGAGTTCCTCGATGCCTACTGGCAGGCGCCGCCTGTTGCAAG AACATTTGCAACAGCCGCGTTCGTCACCTCTCTTTCTGTTCTCCTGGGCGTCGCAAACGGATACTGGTTCATCTTCATGCCCCAGTTTCTCTTCCAGATCCCGCCTCAGATTTGGCGTCTCGGGACCAACTTCTTGCTCACCGGCCCCCAACTTGGCCTGCTCTTTGACACGTACTTCCTGTACCACTACCTGACGGCGCTCGAGGTCGGCAACCCTAGGTTCGCCAGGCGCGAGGATGTCATCTGGTATCTCATGTTCGTTTGCACTGTCATCACG CGGTTCCTGGAAATGAGGAAGATTACCCTCACGGCGCGACCCGTCCTCTTTCGCTTTAGGGACGTGGCTTGTGGCGTGGGCATG CGCCCTACATATCAACACCTGAACTCTGGGTTTTTGTTTCTCTTGTTCACTGTTTATACCATTGTCATGACCATCATTATCATCATCCAGCTTCGGCCCAAAGGAGCATGCGCTAATATCGCACAGGCACTCTGCACCTACCTCATGGGCGGAGGAGCCTTCCTGCCGGCTTTGATTCTCGCCATGTGCCGTACCGTCACCCAAGACCAGCGTGGGATGAAGGCCAACTTTTACTTCGTCACCATCCCCGCCCAGCTCACTCCGTTCTGCATGATGCTCGTGTCGTTGCTGTTCCCTGGCGGATACTACACCGCTATGCTCCAGCTTATGGGCTTCCTGGCCGCTCACCTCTACGATTTCCTGTCCCGCGTGTGGCCTGAGTTCAGCGGAGGCAGCAACCTGATCCCTACACCCGGCTTCCTGTCTCGTCTTGTGCAGACGCCTCGCTTTAATCAGCGTGGATACGGAACCGCTGTtcgcggtggtggtggctcCGCCCAAACTTCGGGTAGCAGCACTGGTGTATCACAGGGCGGCGGTGTTTTGCCCGAGTCGTGGAGGACAAGAGGACCTGGCAGACGTCTGGGTTAA
- a CDS encoding imidazoleglycerol-phosphate dehydratase, giving the protein MSATSHPPRWAALARDTNETKIQMALNLDGGAFPPDTDERLTAAVTEHASQASKSQTISVNTGIGFLDHMLHALSKHAGWSLAIACKGDLHIDDHHTAEDVCIALGYAFAAALGSATGLARFGYAYAPLDEALSRAVVDLSNRPYSVVELGLRREKIGDLSCEMIPHCLQSFAQGARITLHVDCLRGENDHHRAESAFKALAVAVKMATSHVAGKEGEVPSTKGTLSA; this is encoded by the exons ATGTCTGCAACATCTCACCCGCCCAGATGGGCCGCCCTCGCGCGCGACACCAACGAGACAAAGATACAGATGGCACTCAACCTCGATGGCGGGGCATTCCCCCCCGACACGGACGAGAGGCTCACCGCGGCCGTCACCGAACACGCCTCCCAGGCAAGCAAGTCCCAGACCATCAGCGTGAACACGGGCATCGGCTTCCTCGACCACATGCTCCACGCCCTCTCCAAGCACGCCGGCTGGAGTCTGGCCATCGCTTGCAAGGGCGACCTTCACA TCGACGACCACCACACAGCAGAAGACGTCTGCATAGCCCTGGGCTACGCCttcgccgccgccctcgGCAGCGCAACCGGCCTCGCCCGCTTCGGCTACGCCTACGCGCCCCTCGACGAGGCTCTCTCCCGCGCCGTCGTCGACCTCTCCAACCGGCCCTACAGCGTCGTCGAGCTTGGCCTCCGCCGCGAAAAGATTGGCGACCTGTCCTGCGAGATGATCCCCCATTGCCTCCAGAGCTTCGCCCAGGGCGCCAGAATCACCCTCCACGTCGACTGCCTCCGCGGCGAAAACGACCACCACCGCGCTGAGAGCGCCTTCAAGGCcctcgccgtcgccgtcAAGATGGCCACCAGCCACGTCGCTGGTAAGGAGGGCGAGGTGCCTAGCACCAAGGGAACCTTGAGCGCATAA
- a CDS encoding psi1 encodes MVKETKLYDQLGVKPTATQDEIKKGYRKSALKWHPDKNKDNPDAAEKFKECSQAYEILSDPEKRKTYDDYGLEFLLRGGGAPPPDAGGANPFAGGGMPGGFDFGGGGMPGGGGARTFRFSTGGGGNGFNFSSADDVFAEFMRSGAGGMGGGGGGGGAGGMDDFSDIFSTFGGAGGPRGSRSSRMRSSGFGDSRGAREATPEVTTVERPLPLTLEELFRGVTKKMKIKRKTFDDTGKRTTTDTVLEVPIKPGLKKGSKIKFKGVGDQEEGGQQDLHFILEEKAHPLFVREDNDLVHTVELDLKEALTGWKRTVTTIDGKQLNLDKNGPTQPGSSDRYPGLGMPISKKPGTRGDFVIKYNVKFPTSLTPAQKQQLKEIL; translated from the exons ATGGTGAAAGAAACTAAGCTGTACGATCAGCTGGGCGTCAAGCCCACGGCGACGCAAGATGAGATCAAAAAGGGTTATCG GAAATCCGCACTAAAGTGGCACCCCGACAAGAACAAGGATAACCCAGACGCCGCCGAGAAGTTCAAAGAGTGCTCCCAGGCCTACGAGATCCTTTCCGATCCCGAGAAGCGCAAGACGTACGATGACTACGGTCTCGAGTTCCTACTCCGCGGAGGCGGCGCCCCTCCTCCAGATGCCGGTGGCGCCAACCCCTTCGCTGGGGGCGGCATGCCCGGTGGCTTCGACTTTGGAGGAGGAGGCATgccgggcggcggcggcgcacgCACGTTCCGCTTCAGCACAGGAGGGGGCGGCAACGGGTTCAACTTCAGCTCGGCGGATGACGTTTTTGCCGAGTTCATGCGCTCTGGTGCTGGCGGTATgggcggtggcggcggcggcggcggcgcgggcGGCATGGACGACTTTTCCGACATCTTTTCGACGTTTGGCGGTGCCGGCGGCCCGCGGGGTAGCAGATCATCGCGCATGCGCAGCAGCGGGTTCGGCGACTCGCGGGGGGCGAGGGAGGCGACGCCCGAGGTCACCACGGTGGAGCGGCCTCTCCCACTCACATTGGAGGAGCTGTTCCGTGGCGTGACGAAGAAGATGAAGATTAAGCGCAAGACCTTTGACGACACGGGCAAGAGGACGACGACTGATACGGTTCTCGAGGTGCCCATCAAGCCGGGTCTGAAGAAGGGAAGCAAGATCAAGTTCAAGGGCGTAGGCGACCAGGAAGAAGGCGGCCAGCAGGACCTACACTTTATTCTGGAAGAG AAAGCTCACCCGCTTTTCGTGCGCGAAGACAACGACCTGGTTCACACTGTCGAGTTGGACCTAAAGGAGGCCCTCACGGGCTGGAAGCGGACGGTGACGACGATCGACGGCAAGCAGCTGAACCTCGATAAGAACGGCCCCACACAGCCCGGCAGCTCCGATCGGTACCCCGGCCTAGGCATGCCCATTTCCAAGAAGCCTGGAACGAGGGGCGACTTTGTCATCAAGTACAATGTCAAGTTCCCCACGAGCTTAACACCGGCGCAGAAGCAGCAGTTGAAGGAGATTCTGTAA
- a CDS encoding ubiquitin-conjugating enzyme, whose translation MAQKRLMSEYQTLQKEKWVHIDVDERNVLNWKLGLMVVNPDSAFNGGYLKAEMTFPRDYPYQPPTFRFLNKNICHPNIYTDGKLCISILHTPGEDEQSGEQACERWSPLQGVESVLRSVLLLLDDPEINSPANVDASVLYRDNRAEYQKRAQDTVAKSKKDIPEGVVFPTSADLEPVPQKPIDDDAFWNETDDEGDFDLGGSDSDFDMDQYNEDDEDEDADDDKP comes from the exons ATGGCGCAGAAGCGATTGATGAGTGAATATCAAACCCTGCAGAAGGAGAAATGGGTTCACATTGATGTCGACGAGCGGAATGTCTTGAACTGGAAGCTTGGCCTCATGGTCGTCAACCCTGACAGCGCCTTCAACGGAGGCTACCTCAAG GCCGAAATGACGTTTCCTCGAGACTACCCATACCAGCCTCCCACCTTCCGCTTCCTCAACAAGAATATCTGCCACCCAAACATCTACACCGACGGCAAGCTCTGCATCTCCATCCTCCACACTCCCGGCGAAGACGAGCAGTCTGGCGAGCAGGCCTGCGAGCGTTGGTCTCCTCTGCAGGGCGTCGAGTCGGTCTTGCGTTCTGTCCTGCTCCTTCTGGACGACCCTGAGATCAACTCTCCCGCCAACGTCGACGCAAGCGTTCTCTACCGTGACAACCGCGCCGAGTACCAGAAGAGAGCGCAAGATACGGTCGCGAAGTCCAAGAAGGACATTCCCGAGGGTGTGGTCTTCCCCACATCTGCTGATCTGGAGCCTGTGCCTCAGAAGCCCATCGACGACGACGCCTTCTGGAACGAGACGGACGACGAGGGCGACTTTGATTTGGGCGGCAGCGATAGCGACTTCGACATGGATCAGTACAACGAGGACGATGAAGACGAGGATGCGGACGACGATAAGCCTTGA
- a CDS encoding ubiquitin interaction domain-containing protein, protein MAPEPTPEDVDNFLEFSGLDPARDRNIVITALKSNSNRDELASEVLIDGVDVFRRKYTWDDTAFGASRDGEPNHTGIAFNIEAPDNAVIQGVTPPPDNGFYGPSAGAPSRPPSRTNNRSPLGRMIDWTTGDLSGAPSTAAQEEDDYNRAIRDSQRDADYIPQEAGVTGGSAGAPHFGPANRSDYDSNSWAMVTTATSSYQTTVDDDPAPSARKREDDAPAFLVQRTTARTSKHHLDSVLTILHEIPLARNILLQGGEQAASYGHNSEWWKGQPIYAPHVLAAMNQGDLQWADDTKPDFHEEIHRLMAFLDLTERSYGSVDSMADLVPKTNFATERQFFDTLVEKTDADVIKPLTHLACPMSTDTLERTQDPHRFAFLNFELTKSQYEKTTSLYEAWNWIVWHDVMTWLELNADTGMVVLDDMGEVMTVVIDGDGTPDKLDIPEVWYPERYLESRKEEAKVCQEHLAWVHRMLYEAESKEFELTKWIDPKTDKVHNKEEMLEKTIKEYESHVNYLDGLGRFRELRKSDDDEQGTLRLEDVPCVLSEGEEELFKSSQKVLQRCKWQLAQVREKQQKLKWERERLEERKQYLNTILTDPDKPGLSKPFTGKKYLLRGIATQQNVTYVCKRAEPTLIDIDETPTLVDQWWRLSYSAKQYAKAEKYTFQQVVDAIYFETKNPLLVYATEDAINTPVSPLSDALLRFAKAENKIFRQELNQETTEEVANLRNTNMSPISPSKRKYRSGSVDSMATNRASLGNSDTNSRAGDFETDPFGDGDGTMDTEMTDLSTRQSTTGTQNSSLAQVMYSSETQDKARGGYDINGPGMGQDGLSTSAPTDDVTEISRTVTPDVDVEEPAKGPEMQERSGSGAGSPFMARHSIYGTAHDPRDEQKTIKMMDMEIPDEHQ, encoded by the exons ATGGCGCCTGAACCCACGCCTGAGGATGTGGACAACTTCCTTGAGTTCTCGGGCCTTGACCCCGCCAGAGACCGTAATATCGTCATTACGGCACTCAAG AGCAACAGCAATCGGGATGAGCTTGCGTCAGAGGTCTTGATAGATGGAGTCGACGTG TTCCGGAGGAAATATACATGGGACGACACAGCATTCGGAGCCAGTCGTGACGGGGAGCCGAACCACACGGGTATAG CTTTCAACATCGAGGCCCCCGACAATGCCGTCATACAAGGCGTTACGCCTCCACCCGACAACGGCTTCTACGGGCCTTCAGCAGGTGCTCCCTCACGACCTCCATCGAGAACAAACAACCGATCGCCGCTTGGTAGGATGATTGACTGGACGACCGGGGACCTTTCCG GAGCTCCCAGTACTGCTGCgcaagaagaggacgatTACAACAGGGCCATTCGAGACTCCCAGCGGGATGCAGACTACATACCTCAGGAAGCCGGCGTCACGGGCGGAAGCGCCGGCGCCCCGCACTTTGGACCTGCCAACAGGTCTGACTACGACTCGAATAGCTGGGCTATGGTGACGACGGCAACGAGCTCGTACCAAACGACAGTCGATGACGACCCCGCCCCTTCTGCGAGGAAGCGAGAAGATGACGCCCCGGCGTTTCTCGTGCAGAGAACCACGGCACGCACATCTAAGCACCATCTGGATTCCGTGTTGACAATTCTGCATGAGATTCCGCTTGCACGCAATATCTTACTGCAGGGTGGTGAACAAGCTGCCAGCTATGGCCACAACAGCGAATGGTGGAAAGGTCAACCGATTTACGCCCCTCACGTCCTGGCCGCCATGAACCAAGGCGACCTCCAGTGGGCTGACGACACGAAGCCGGACTTTCATGAGGAGATTCATCGTCTAATGGCTTTTTTGGACCTGACTGAGAGAAGCTACGGTTCTGTCGATTCCATGGCTGATCTGGTTCCCAAAACCAACTTCGCTACCGAGAGACAGTTCTTTGATACACTCGTCGAGAAGACCGATGCCGATGTCATCAAACCCCTGACGCACCTAGCATGCCCCATGTCTACAGATACCTTAGAGAGGACTCAGGACCCACACAGATTTGCGTTTTTGAACTTTGAGTTGACGAAGAGTCAATATGAAAAGACGACGTCTCTGTACGAAGCTTGGAACTGGATCGTGTGGCACGATGTCATGACGTGGCTGGAGCTCAATGCGGATACCGGAATGGTTGTCCTCGACGACATGGGCGAGGTCATGACAGTTGTTATCGATGGCGATGGCACGCCCGATAAGCTTGACATTCCCGAAGTGTGGTATCCAGAGCGCTATCTAGAGAGCCGGAAGGAAGAGGCAAAGGTCTGCCAGGAACACCTTGCGTGGGTGCATAGAATGCTCTACGAGGCCGAATCCAAGGAGTTCGAGCTCACTAAGTGGATTGATCCGAAGACCGACAAGGTCCACAACAAAGAGGAAATGCTGGAGAAGACAATCAAGGAGTATGAGAGCCACGTCAACTATCTGGACGGCCTGGGACGGTTCAGAGAGCTGCGAAAGTCAGACGACGATGAGCAAGGTACCCTTCGTCTAGAAGACGTGCCGTGTGTCTTGTCTGAAGGCGAGGAGGAGCTTTTCAAGAGCTCGCAAAAGGTGCTCCAGAGATGCAAGTGGCAGCTTGCTCAAGTCAGAGAAAAGCAACAGA AACTCAAGTGGGAACGTGAGAGGCTCGAGGAAAGGAAGCAGTATCTCAACACTATACTGACTGACCCCGACAAGCCAGGCTTGAGCAAGCCGTTCACTGGCAAGAAGTACCTCTTGAGGGGAATAGCAACGCAGCAAAACGTGACATATGTCTGCAAGCGAGCCGAGCCGACCCTCATTGACATTGATGAGACGCCGACTTTAGTAGACCAGTGGTGGCGGCTGTCTTATAGTGCGAAACAATACGCAAAGGCCGAG AAATACACCTTCCAACAGGTGGTTGACGCAATCTACTTTGAGACTAAGAACCCGTTGCTCGTGTATGCCACAGAAGACGCAATCAATACGCCTGTGTCACCGCTTTCAGACGCCCTATTACGGTTCGCAAAGGCTGAGAACAAGATCTTCAGGCAAGAATTGAACCAGGAAACCACGGAGGAAGTGGCCAACTTGAGAAACACAAACATGTCGCCAATTTCGCCGTCCAAGAGGAAATACCGGTCAGGCAGCGTCGATTCTATGGCAACCAACCGAGCTTCATTGGGCAACAGCGATACAAACTCGCGCGCCGGGGACTTTGAGACGGATCCATTCGGCGACGGAGACGGCACCATGGACACGGAAATGACCGATCTGTCGACCAGGCAAAGTACTACAGGGACACAAAACTCGAGTCTAGCCCAGGTCATGTACTCTAGTGAGACCCAAGATAAGGCACGAGGAGGTTACGACATCAACGGGCCAGGCATGGGACAGGACGGCCTTTCGACCAGTGCTCCCACGGACGACGTCACAGAGATTAGTCGTACAGTGACGCCAGACGTAGACGTGGAAGAGCCAGCCAAGGGGCCCGAGATGCAGGAACGGAGCGGAAGCGGGGCCGGATCGCCATTCATGGCTAGACACTCGATTTATGGAACGGCACACGACCCCAGAGACGAGCAAAAGACGATAAAAATGATGGATATGGAGATTCCCGATGAGCATCAGTAG